The Curtobacterium sp. MCSS17_015 genomic sequence AGCCGTTGTTGAGCTTCGACGTGACGAAGATCTCGGAGCGGTCGATGCCGGACTCCGCGATGGCCTCGCCGACCTCCTTCTCGTTGCCGTACATCTCGGCGGTGTCGATGTGGCGGTAGCCGACCTCGAGCGCGGCCAGGGTGGCGGCCTTCGTCTCGGAGGGGTCGATCTGGAAGACGCCGAAGCCGAGCTGGGGGATCGTGCGTCCGTCGTTGAGCGTGATGTTCGGAACGGTCATGTCCCCAGACAACACCCGCGCAGCTCACAGACGTTGCGGGAAGACCCAGGGCCCGGTGACTACTCGAGCGCCGCGGCGATGTAGGCCACCAGCGCCTCGCCGTACGCGATCGCCGGGTCCGTCGCGGCGAACGTCCGGTCGGCCCCACCGATCGTCGCCGACACCGTGTGCAGGGCGCCTCCGGCCGGCGTGACCGTCCGGGTCAGTCCGACGAACGCGGGCCCCAGGAGGTCGCGCAACTGGTCCTCGCGGGGGAGCCAGAGCGACTCGTCCGCCGTCACCGAGTCGAGCGCCCACTCCGTCGTGCCGTTGAAGCCCAGGATCGTGCCGGTCGGGTGGTCGTGCCGTTCGACGGTCATCTCGGACACGGTGTAGACGTCCTCGTCGACGCCCGGCTTGTCGATGACGAAGCGGTCGCCGGTGTCCGGGTGCCAGCGGAGGCCGGCGTCACGCAGGGAGCGGGCGAGTTCGACGCTGATCATGCGCTCCACCCTGGCACTCGGGGGTGCGGTCCGGCCGGGAGGCCCGTGGCAGGTGACCGTGGAGGTCGCGGCCGGTGGACCGCACGTTCCGCACCTCGGACCACGATGCCGGGCAGCCGTACTAGCATCACCGAGCATCCTCACGTGCGACCGCCCGCCGGTCCGCGTGCGCGACGTGGCGACGCCCGGGCGACCGGTGCCGTGCCTCCCGGCCGTGGCCGACGAGGTGCCGGAGTGTCGGACGACGTCCCGGACCGTGCTCGATGCGGACCGATCCGCCAGCAGAGAAGGACCCGCATGACCCTCGAACGCGAGGAACTCCGCGACGACTGGACCGTGTCCGCGGCCGAGGAGGACGCGCGCGCCGACCTCCCGCAGGCGGTGCGCGGCCGGGCCATCCCGGCGACGGTGCCCGGCCAGGTGCACATCGACCTCGAGCGTGAGGGGCTGCTGCCGGACCCCGCGTTCGACCGCAACGAGTCGTCGACCGCGTGGGTCGGACAGACCGACTGGGTCTACCGACGGACCGTCGACGTGGACCCGCGCGGGTTCGAACGCGTCGACCTGGTCTGTGACGGTCTCGACACCGTCGCCACCCTGACGCTCGACGGCGTGCAGGTGGGGACCACCCGGAACATGCACCGTCGCTACCGCTTCGACCTGCTCGACCTGACCGACGGGACGAACGCGAGCACCGACCGCGAGCTCGAGGTCCTGTTCGAGTCACCGTACCGCGAGGCCGAGCGGGTCGCCGCCCGCGCGGGCACGATGCCCGGCCCGTACGACGAGCCGTTCCCGTACGTGCGGAAGCAGGCGTCGAACTTCGGCTGGGACTGGGGTCTGACGGCGGTGACGAGCGGCCCGTGGCGTCCGGTCGCCATCGAGCGCTGGTCCACCGCACGACTGCGCGACGTCCGGCCGCTGGTCGACGTCGAAGCGGGGGAAGGTGTCCTCGACGCCCACATCGCGTTCGAGCGCTCCGGCATGAACGACCTGGACCAGGACGGGGAGGACGACGACCTGGTGCTCGTCGTCACGGTGTCCGGTCACGGCACGAAGCAGCGCTCGCGGGTGAACGTGACGCCGAAGGAGGACGAGGCCGTCGTGACGGTCCGGATCCCCGAGGCCGAACTCTGGTGGCCGCGCGGGTACGGCCCCCAGCCGCTCTACGACGTCGAGGTGCACCTGCAGACCGTGGACGGGGACGTCCTCGACCGCTCGTCCTTCCGGACGGGCTTCCGCTCGGTGCACGTGGACACGGCCGAGGACTCGGTCGGTCGTCCCTTCGCGATCCGGGTGAACAGCACCCTGATCGACGTCCGTGGCGTGAACTGGATCCCGGACGACGTGATCGTCTCCCGGGTGACGAAGGAGCGGTACGCCGAGCGGCTCGACGCGGCGGTGATGCTCAACGCGAACCTGGTGCGGGTGTGGGGCGGCGGCGTCTACGAGTCGCACGACTTCTACGAGCGCTGCGACGAACTCGGGCTGCTGGTGTGGCAGGACTTCCTGTTCGCCTGCGCCTCGTACCCCGAGATCGAACCGATCCGCAGCGAGGTCATCGCGGAGGCGCGGGACAACGTCGGCCGCCTGGCCCGGCACCCGTCCCTCGTGGTCTGGAACGGCAACAACGAGAACATCTGGTTGCACGACGCCGACGGGTGGGGCGACGAGCTCGGCGACCGCGGCTGGGGGCTCGACTACTACCTCGACCTGCTGCCGACGATCGTCGACGCCGTGGACCCGTCGCGGTTCTACACGGTGGCGTCGCCCTGGTCCGGTGACGAGGCGTTGGCTCCGAACGACGTGGACCACGAGACGCACCACTCGTGGGACGTCTGGAACCGGGTGTCGGACGAGCACTACCGCGACTCGGTGCCGCGCTTCGTGTCCGAGTTCGGTTGGCAGGCGCCGCCCGCGTGGCGGACCCTCCGCGAGGCCGTCACGGACGACCCGATGACCCCGACCTCTCCCGGGGTCGTGCACCACCAGAAGGCCGACGACGGCATGGGCAAGCTCGCCCGCGGCCTGGAGCCCCGGTTCGGCGGAGGTCGGGACACCGACTTCGACCGCTGGCACTGGCTCACCCAGCTGCAGCAGGCACGCGCGATCGCGACCGGTGTCGAGCACTGGCGGACGCACTGGCCGCGAACCACCGGCGTCGTCGTCTGGCAGCTCAACGACCTGTGGCCGGTGTCGTCGTGGTCGGCGATCGACTCGGCGGGGCGCCGCAAGCCGCTCGCGCACGAGCTGCGTCGCCTGTACGACGACGTCCTGCTGACGATCCGTCCGGTCTCGACCGTGGTCACCACGATCACGCCGCTCGCGCCGGGCGCGGAGCGCGAGGACCGGACGGGAGGCGCGCACCCGCCGACCGCGCAGCTGCCGGTTCCCGACGCCGACGGCTCCCCGGTCGAGGTCGCCGTCCGGTCCGCGCGGAACGGCATCGACTCGGTGGTCCGCGTGCGGCGCATCGACCTGGCCGGGCAGATCCTGGCCGAGGAGTACCTGCCGGTGCTCCTGGACGGCCCCGGAGTCGCCGTGGTGCGGCTGCCGGCCTCGGTCGGCGTCGTGGCGGACCCGCGCGGTGAGTTGATCGTGGCGGACATGGACTGGCGTCGAGCGGTGTGGACGCCGGCGCCCGACCAGGACATGCGCTGGCAGCCGGCCCACTACCGGGTGACCATGGCGGACGAGCCGGACCGCTCCGGCGTCCGGATGGTCGTCGAGGCGGAGTCGCTCGTGCGGGACCTGCTCGTGCAGCCGGACCGGGTGTCCCCGACCGGCACCGTGGACCGGGGGTTCATGACGCTGCTGCCCGGCGAGCGGGTGGAGTACCGCGTCGCGGGCGTCACGGAGGCGGACGCCGCGGCCCTGACCTCGGCACCGGTGCTCTGGACACTCGACCGCGTGCTCGCCGACTGACCGTCTGCCTGCATGTGATATTCAAAGGACGTATACTGGTCGTCTGAGCGTCGGTCGATCCGTCGCCGACGGCGGCTGCAGTTGCGGGTCGCCCGAGATCAGGAGGCCCGTTGTCCCAGACCCTTCCCCGGTCCACCCGGTCCACCCGGTCCACCCGGTCCACCCGGTCGACCCGATCGACCCGGTCGACCCGGTCGACCCCCGGGACCTGCTCCCGGACGCAGGTGTCCACACCGAAGCGTCTCGTCTCCGTCCCGTTCGTCATGGCCGTGACGGATGTGGGGGCACTGCTCATCGCGTTCGCCGCTGCGCACATCGTCAGGTTCCCGGACGGTTCGCTCGTGCGTCCCCCCGTCAGCGTCGACTGGCTCGTGGGTCTGGTGACCATCGGGTTCTGGGCAGTCCTGCTCGCGACGATGCGGACTCGTGACCCGCGCGTCGTCGGGGTCGGCGGCGACGAGTACCGGCGGTTGCTCTTCGCGTCGCTCACGACCGGCGGCACCCTCGCCGTGACCGCGTTCCTGCTCGACCTGCAGATCAGCCGCGGGTACGTCGCCGTCGCGCTCCCGCTCGCGTTCGTGTTGCTCGCCATCGGCAGGAAGACCTGGCGGACGGCGCTCGTCCGCCGTCGGGCCCGGGGTCTCCACCTGGTCGACGTCCTCCTCGTGGGTGATCTGGACGACGTCGAGTACGTCGGGAACCGGATCGAGGCGTCACCGGCAGCCGGGTACCGGGTGCGCGGTGTCCTCACCGAGGGTCGCCCGAGTGGGCACGTGGCCTTGGACGGGACGACCCGCGTCCCGGTGCTCGGCCACGTCGACGACGTCCTCGCCGTCGCCCGCAGTGCCGGCGTCCGTGCGGTCGTCTTCGCCGGCGCGGTCCCCGGCGGTCATGAGCGTCTGCGGCGGTTGGGGTGGGAGATGGAGCGTCACGGCATCGAGCTCGTCGTCTCCTCTCCGCTCGTGGACGTCGCCGCCGCGCGCGTGCACCACCGAGCCGTCGACGGTCTCCCGCTGATGCACGTCGAGACGCCGGACTACACGCGACGTCCGAGCAAGCGGGCCTTCGACGTCGTCGGGGCACTGTGTGGCCTCGTGCTGCTGGCTCCGGTCGCCGCGGCGATCGCGGTGGCGATCCGTCTGGACGACGGCGGACCGGTGTTGTTCCGTCAGCAGCGCGTCGGGCGCGGCGGTTCGGAGTTCTCCATCGTCAAGTTCCGGACCATGTGCGTCGACGCCGAGGACCGGAAGGCCGAGTTGCTCGCGGCGAACGAGGGTTCCGGCCCGCTCTTCAAGCTCCAGGCCGATCCGCGGGTCACCCGCGTCGGCGCGTTCCTCCGTCGGACGTCGCTCGACGAGCTCCCGCAGCTGTGGAACGTCCTGACCGGTTCGATGAGCATGGTCGGTCCACGCCCGGCGCTCCCCGGCGAAGTCGCTGTCTACGCGGACTACGCGGAGCGCCGGTTGCTCGTGACCCCGGGCATCACCGGGCTCTGGCAGGTGAGTGGACGGTCCGACCTGGACTGGGCCGAAGGGGTCCGGCTCGACCTGCACTACGTCGAGAACTGGTCCTTCCTGCACGATCTCGTCATCCTGGCCCGCACGGTGCCGTCGGTCCTCCGGTCGCGCGGCGCGTACTGAGGCGTCGCGTCGGGCCACCCTGGACGATCGGTGTCCGTTGCACTGCCCGCCTGGGTTTCTCGGCCCCCGCGAGTTAGCATGGTCGGACAGCGGGACGCCGCCGCGCCGGTCGACGATGACCGGACCACGCGATCAGTCCCAGTACCGAAGGAGACATCATGTTCCAAGGCCTCACCGGACTCCACCTGGTGATCATCCTCGGCATCGTGCTGCTGTTGTTCGGTGCGACGAAGTTGCCGGCACTCGCGAAGGGCCTGGGTCAGTCCATCAACATCTTCAAGAAGGAGATGGACACCGACGACCGCAAGAAGCCGACGACGCCGGACGTGACCGACGCAGCGGGCTACGGCGCGACGGCGCAGCAGGCCGCCCCGGTGCAGCAGCCGGTCGTCAACCCCGGCCCCTCGGTGCAGCCGAACAACGACTCGCGCCCCCAGTAGCGCCTCCAGACCGCCGACCGTTCGGCATCCCGGCCCCGGGACCGACAGCCTCCGTGCACCTGCTCCTCCGCAGGTCGCCCGGAGGCTGTCGTCGTCCTGCGCTCCGCCACCACGCGGTCGTCCGGCGGCGCATGATGGCACCATGACGTCTGCCCGCCCCGCCGCCGACCGGTCGGGAGGCACGGCACCCCTCCACGACGACCGCCGACTCGTGCTCGTGGTCGCGATCCTGTCCTCGTTCGTCGTCGGCCTGGACTCCAGCGTCGTCAACGTGGCCCTGCCCGCGATCCGCACCGAGCTCGGCGGCGGACTGGTCGTGCAGCAGTGGACCGTCGACGCCTACCTGGTGACGCTCGGTTCGCTGATCCTCGTCGCCGGCTCGCTCTCGGACCTGTTCGGCCGGGTGCGCATCATCACGTGGGGGCTCGTCGTGTTCGGCATCGCCTCGGTGGTGTGCGCGATCGCCCCGACCGGAGAGGTCCTCGTCGTCGCCCGGGCGTTCCAGGGCGTCGGCGGAGCGCTCGTCACGCCGAGTGCACTGGCACTCATCGTGGCGGCGTTCCGCGGGGCCGTGCAAGCGAAGGCGATCGGCACGTGGACGGCCTGGTCGAGCGCGGCGTCGATCCTCGGCCCGGTCGTGGGCGGGCTCATCGTGGACGGCATCGGCTGGCGGTGGATCTTCGTCGTCACGGCGGTGCCGATCGCGGTGACGATCCCGCTGGTCCGGCGGATCTCGGGCGACGTCGTCGCGGGGGACCGCCCCCGGGTGGACGTGGTCGGCGCAGTCCTGGCCGTCGTCGGGGTGGGTGGGGTGGTGCTCGGGCTCATCGAGCAGGAGCGCCTGGGGTG encodes the following:
- a CDS encoding pilus assembly protein CpaE — translated: MISVELARSLRDAGLRWHPDTGDRFVIDKPGVDEDVYTVSEMTVERHDHPTGTILGFNGTTEWALDSVTADESLWLPREDQLRDLLGPAFVGLTRTVTPAGGALHTVSATIGGADRTFAATDPAIAYGEALVAYIAAALE
- a CDS encoding glycoside hydrolase family 2 protein; this translates as MTLEREELRDDWTVSAAEEDARADLPQAVRGRAIPATVPGQVHIDLEREGLLPDPAFDRNESSTAWVGQTDWVYRRTVDVDPRGFERVDLVCDGLDTVATLTLDGVQVGTTRNMHRRYRFDLLDLTDGTNASTDRELEVLFESPYREAERVAARAGTMPGPYDEPFPYVRKQASNFGWDWGLTAVTSGPWRPVAIERWSTARLRDVRPLVDVEAGEGVLDAHIAFERSGMNDLDQDGEDDDLVLVVTVSGHGTKQRSRVNVTPKEDEAVVTVRIPEAELWWPRGYGPQPLYDVEVHLQTVDGDVLDRSSFRTGFRSVHVDTAEDSVGRPFAIRVNSTLIDVRGVNWIPDDVIVSRVTKERYAERLDAAVMLNANLVRVWGGGVYESHDFYERCDELGLLVWQDFLFACASYPEIEPIRSEVIAEARDNVGRLARHPSLVVWNGNNENIWLHDADGWGDELGDRGWGLDYYLDLLPTIVDAVDPSRFYTVASPWSGDEALAPNDVDHETHHSWDVWNRVSDEHYRDSVPRFVSEFGWQAPPAWRTLREAVTDDPMTPTSPGVVHHQKADDGMGKLARGLEPRFGGGRDTDFDRWHWLTQLQQARAIATGVEHWRTHWPRTTGVVVWQLNDLWPVSSWSAIDSAGRRKPLAHELRRLYDDVLLTIRPVSTVVTTITPLAPGAEREDRTGGAHPPTAQLPVPDADGSPVEVAVRSARNGIDSVVRVRRIDLAGQILAEEYLPVLLDGPGVAVVRLPASVGVVADPRGELIVADMDWRRAVWTPAPDQDMRWQPAHYRVTMADEPDRSGVRMVVEAESLVRDLLVQPDRVSPTGTVDRGFMTLLPGERVEYRVAGVTEADAAALTSAPVLWTLDRVLAD
- a CDS encoding sugar transferase gives rise to the protein MSTPKRLVSVPFVMAVTDVGALLIAFAAAHIVRFPDGSLVRPPVSVDWLVGLVTIGFWAVLLATMRTRDPRVVGVGGDEYRRLLFASLTTGGTLAVTAFLLDLQISRGYVAVALPLAFVLLAIGRKTWRTALVRRRARGLHLVDVLLVGDLDDVEYVGNRIEASPAAGYRVRGVLTEGRPSGHVALDGTTRVPVLGHVDDVLAVARSAGVRAVVFAGAVPGGHERLRRLGWEMERHGIELVVSSPLVDVAAARVHHRAVDGLPLMHVETPDYTRRPSKRAFDVVGALCGLVLLAPVAAAIAVAIRLDDGGPVLFRQQRVGRGGSEFSIVKFRTMCVDAEDRKAELLAANEGSGPLFKLQADPRVTRVGAFLRRTSLDELPQLWNVLTGSMSMVGPRPALPGEVAVYADYAERRLLVTPGITGLWQVSGRSDLDWAEGVRLDLHYVENWSFLHDLVILARTVPSVLRSRGAY
- the tatA gene encoding twin-arginine translocase TatA/TatE family subunit, with translation MFQGLTGLHLVIILGIVLLLFGATKLPALAKGLGQSINIFKKEMDTDDRKKPTTPDVTDAAGYGATAQQAAPVQQPVVNPGPSVQPNNDSRPQ